The nucleotide sequence CGTCGACATGGGCACGGTCGCGTACGAGATGAGCCGGCTGGTGACCCGGATCGGCGAACACCTCGGCGCCGAGGTACGTCGGACCGCGTCGGCAGCCAACGGCCAACAGGGCAGGGGTTATGGCGTATGACGTGTGGGACGGCGACGACGAGACGCAGGCCGGGCGGCTAGTTCCGCTGTACATTCTCGTCAACGGGCGGACGAGTCCGCGCAACACCAATCTCGACCTGGCCACCCAGGTCGTCGCCCTGCCGGTCGATTCGAGTCGACTGGAGCTGGAGTACCGGGAGATCATCGACCGCTGCGGTCGCTGGATATCGATCGCCGAGATCGGTGCCTATCTGCACCGGCCGCTCACCATCACCAAGGTGATGGTGGACGTGCTGCTGGAGCAGGGATACCTACGCGTCGGCGCTCCGGCACAGCAGAAGATCGCCGATCGGCGGCTTCTGGAAACGGTTCTCGCTGGCCTCGAGAGACTATAGGCAGGGACTCGAACGTGGATCGCAAGTCGGTCAAGGTCGTCGTGGCGGGCGGCTTCGGTACGGGCAAGACCACCCTGGTCGGTGCCGTCAGCGAGATTCCGCCGCTGACCACCGAGGAGGTGCTGACCCAGGCCAGCGTCGGCGTGGACGACGTGACGGGGGTGGAGGGCAAGACGCGGACTACCGTGGCCCTCGACTTCGGACG is from Micromonospora sp. WMMD1102 and encodes:
- a CDS encoding DUF742 domain-containing protein; this encodes MAYDVWDGDDETQAGRLVPLYILVNGRTSPRNTNLDLATQVVALPVDSSRLELEYREIIDRCGRWISIAEIGAYLHRPLTITKVMVDVLLEQGYLRVGAPAQQKIADRRLLETVLAGLERL